A window from Primulina huaijiensis isolate GDHJ02 chromosome 11, ASM1229523v2, whole genome shotgun sequence encodes these proteins:
- the LOC140988519 gene encoding putative E3 ubiquitin-protein ligase RING1a: MPAQKRSLEATTPPPSPPPPLEEEKADDSLQSGENHIQEPAENSCDSDDFPDSSGGEKDEFIIVKLAEIRKEVQCPICLGIIRKTRTVMECLHRFCRECIDKSMRLGNNECPACRTHCASRRSLRDDPNYDALIAALYPDIDKYEEEELAFHEEEKARNKQIQASIAQTFRRQAEALGKKRTSARATTATFVRRQGSYRNLRTRRNHRAIENQGSDEEEANGHDGSKDSSSADERSTEVKSKRYKRWGGARTSQTSSGAHADGGCDDNDSEANREVLGASAGLVGTTEILAWGRGGMRSNTRYGVPNGAGGKISRNSRLSKLINRLQCANENNEALKISVMLVSLHEEKISSLKRPYLCCSPTSSVKHLCQYVAQQTSLDASEIEILMVKDFHPVNNTSSLKKEPGLSNPCYDALELLNEXIYTGEYNNHESTMDSSSMAYK; the protein is encoded by the exons ATGCCCGCACAAAAGCGTTCGCTTGAAGCTACCACTCCTCCGCCTTCTCCTCCGCCACCGCTCGAGGAAGAAAAGGCCGATGATTCGCTCCAAAGCGGCGAGAATCACATCCAAGAACCAGCTGAAAACTCTTGCG ATTCCGATGACTTTCCTGACTCTAGTGGCGGAGAAAAAGACGA ATTCATTATCGTGAAGTTGGCGGAAATACGCAAAGAAGTTCAATGTCCAATATGTTTAG GTATCATTAGGAAGACGAGAACAGTCATGGAGTGCTTACATCGCTTCTGCAGAGAGTGCATTGACAAATCCATGCGACTTGG GAACAATGAATGTCCTGCTTGCCGCACACATTGCGCTAGTCGTCGTTCTCTGAGGGACGATCCAAATTATGATGCCCTTATTGCTGCTCTTTATCCAGACATTGATAAATATGAAGAAGAG GAACTGGCTTTCCATGAGGAGGAGAAAGCCCGAAATAAGCAG ATCCAAGCTTCAATTGCCCAAACTTTTCGTCGACAAGCAGAAGCTCTTGGGAAGAAACGGACATCAGCCAGAGCTACTACAGCTACATTTGTTAGGAGGCAAGGAAGCTATCGAAACTTAAGAACTAGGAGAAATCACCGAGCTATTGAAAATCAAGGATCTGATGAAGAGGAAGCTAATGGTCACGATGGTAGTAAGGATTCATCTTCTGCTGATGAGCGTTCTACTGAAGTCAAATCAAAACGGTACAAAAGATGGGGAGGTGCTCGAACTTCACAGACATCTTCCGGAGCCCATGCCGACGGAGGCTGCGATGATAATGATTCAGAAGCAAACCGAGAAGTACTTGGTGCATCTGCTGGACTTGTTGGCACTACAGAAATTCTTGCCTGGGGTAGAGGTGGCATGCGCAGTAACACCCGATATGGTGTTCCCAATGGTGCTGGTGGCAAGATTTCCAGAAATAGCAGACTTTCAAAGCTAATCAATCGTCTCCAATGTGCGAATGAGAATAATGAAGCA TTGAAAATTAGTGTCATGCTTGTTTCTCTACATGAGGAGAAAATATCCAGCTTGAAGCGACCTTACTTGTGCTGCAGCCCTACATCTTCAGTTAAACACTTATGCCAG TATGTTGCTCAGCAAACATCTCTGGATGCCAGTGAAATTGAGATACTGATGGTAAAAGATTTCCATCCTGTCAACAACACTTCAAGTCTCAAAAAAGAACCTGGCCTCTCAAATCCTTGTTACGATGCGTTGGAATTGTTGAACGAGCNTATATATACTGGAGAATACAATAATCACGAAAGCACAATGGATTCCTCATCCATGGCATACAAATAA